The DNA window GGAGCAGAACCCCCAGCAGAAGAAGGAGAGATTCGCTCATGCCTCTTCTCCTCCCCGGTAAAGGTTCGGTCTGAGCCCGAGGAAAAGCGAGACCACTGCAAGCGTCACAAAGATTAACGCGGTGATCGTCTTGAGGATGAAATAACCGGGCAACCCACCGAGTGTGGGTGAGCTTTCCAACACCCGCCATGAGGTTTGGACCATCGGCACCGCCTTCCACGAAGCCCAGGCCATTGCCGGAAACTGGAGGCATAGCAGGGCGAAACGGTCGATCACCTGGCGTATCGCCGGCGGAAAGCGCGGGCTGAACACGTCAACACGCACGCTTTCGTTCCGCAACAGCACAGCCGCGAGGGGGAACGAAACGACGACGAAGAACAGATAGGTGAGCAGATCCGTGGCCCACGGCGCACCCAATGAAAAGACGTAGCGCAAGGCGACGATCACGATCTGGGCGGCGAGCAGACACAGCACAGCGAAACCGGCAATACCGCGGAGTATTTCAGCGATTTTGAAAAGGAGAGGATTTGAACTGTTTGGTCCACTCATCTCATACCCCCAATGCGATGCCGTCTTTGCGAGGGTCACTTCCTCCGGTCAGCATTCCGGTCGCAACATCGCGGCGAATGGCCTGGGCCCCGCCCATTCCAATCGGGGCGCGGATTACGGTGTGGCCCATTTCCGAAAGTTTGGCGGCAACTGCCGGATCAAAACTGCTTTCGATTTCCAGCGTGCCGGTCGTAATGTCGAAAAAGCTCCGGGGCGCGTCGATGGCGGCCTGGATGTCCATGCCAAAATCGACCAGGTTTGACACCAGATGCGCATGGCCCGTTGCTTGATATGCGCCGCCCATGACGCCAAAGGGCATCGCGTATACGCCGGGCTGTTCCAAAAGCCCCGGGATCAATGTATGTAGCGGTCGCTTGCCCCCTGCCAGTTCGTTGACATGCCCTTCTTCCAGCGTGAATCCCGCGCCGCGGTTATGCAGACCAATGCCAAAACGTTCTGAAGCGAAGCCCGATCCGTAGGGCCAGAAGATCGAGTAGATCAGCGACACGCATAGTCCCTCGTGATCAACGACGGTGATATAGATCGTATCTTTGTGAAGTGCCTCGGTCCGGGGCTGGATCAGCGTTCCGGCCCGCTTTGGGTTGATCTGGTTTGCCAAGGCATCGATGGCTGCGTCCGACAACATGCCGTCGAGGTCGAGTGTGCCTTCCGCCGGGTCGCCAACGAAAACATTGCGCGCTCCGTAGGCGAGCCGTGTCGCTTCGGCCTCGAGGTGGACGCGCTCCGCGCTGTTGGGGTCGAGGGCAGCGATATCGAACCGCTCCAGAAGTGCGGCGATCAACAAGGCAGTCGCGCCCTGCCCGTTCGGTGGCAGCTCGACAAGGTTATGACCGCGATAGGCCCGGGTGATCGGGGTGACGGCAGTGGCCTCTGTGCTCGCGAAATCTTCTGCCGTATGAAGACCGCCTTCGGCCCGCAGCGTTGAGAGGATATCCTCCATGATCGGACCTTCGTAGAAGGCCTTGGCACCTTCTTCGGCGATCAGTTTCAGCGCTTCGGCTTGGCCCGGTGCAGCGAAAACTTCGCTCTCACGGTAGCTGCGATCGCCGTTGAGGAAATGACGCTTTCCCGCCCCCTTCAGCCGGTCGCCGAATTGCGCTCCGTCAATGGCTGTTCGGCGATACACTGGCACGCCGGTTTCGGCATAGTGAATCGCCGGCGCTAATACCGTCGCCAGATCGAGTTGGCCTTCTTCGGCAATCAGGCGGTCAAAGGCATTGACCGCGCCGGGAACTGTCACGGAATGGACAGAGTCGAGCGAAATGGCCGTCATGCCCTGCGCCCGAAGATCTTTCGCATGAAGCCCGGCCGGCGCCCGACCCGACCCGTTTAAACCACGGCTTTCACCAGTCGAGGGGTCGTGAATCAGGGCAAAAACGTCACCGCCTAAGCCGGTCATCGCAGGTTCGCAAAACCCCAGAACTATTGCACCAGCGACAGCCGCATCCACCGCATTCCCGCCTTGCGCCAGGATCTCCATCGCAGCGCGCGCGCCGAAAGGGTGCGACGTGGCACACATGGCTCCCGTTGCCAGTGCTGGCGCGCGTCCGGGACCTTGATAAGTATGGCTCATAGAACACTGTCTTTCTCTTTTTCGCCGGCAGGCAAAGTGGCTGTCTTGTCGAAGAATGTCTGGAGTGCGATCAGAGACTGCGCGATATGCTCGCGCATCAGAGCGGCCGCCCGTTCAGGATCGCGTTCAAGCACCGCCTCGGCGATGGCCGTGTGTTGGCGATGTGGACGTCCCAGGTCCGCGCCGTAGCTTTCCATGGTGTAAAGCGCAGCGCTGTATGGTGTGATCCTTAGTCGAGTTTCCTCTGCCACGGTCTTGAGCATCCAGTTGCGCGCGCCATCGTGAAGCAGTCCGTGAAACTCGAAATCCATCTCCAGGGCGGCGGACCGGTCTGTTCGCGCGCTGATGTCTTGGGAGACGGTGATAAGGGCGCGCAGACGCAGACGTTCGGCTTCGTTCATCCGGACTGCTGCAAGGGAGGCGCAAAGCGCTTCGATTTCCCCCATTGCCTCGAATGCCTCGCTGAGTTCAGCACGATCAAAGCTGCGAACCACGGCGGAACGCCGGGGTCGGATTTCGATCAACCCGGAAACACCGAGTTGGCGAATCGCTTCCCGAATTGGTGTGCGCGACACACCGAAACGTTCGGCAAGGGTGTGTTCATCGAGACGGTCTCCGGGTTTCAGTTCCCCGTTCAAGATGAGATCCGCGAGTTTTTGTCGAAGCGTATGCGCCATCTGTTCTCCTTTGTTCAGTACGCTAGATTAGAGAATTGCATTCTGTAAATAGTTTTTGCATACAATATTGAAAAACCGCATACGATAATGAAGCGGTCTTGGCTTGCTGTGCTCGATTGCCGATCCAGGGAACTGGACCTCGTCGGCACTGACACAAATGTGGTTAGGCTCCGCCGAATGACTCTGCTGGCAGATGCAATTTCAATAATTTACGACGTCGATCGGCGTTGGATCCCCTCGCCGGTTCGCAGTCAACGTCCTCAAAAGCGAAGACAAATTGATAGCGGCGGCGATATTGCCAACGTCCGGTGCTTCGCTGGTATTGCCGGGCGAAAATCTGACGTTGGGTCAAGCAGGAGACATTGAAACGCGGCGGCGCACTGAAATCCGTATTCGCCGCAGGAACGAGGTGGCGTCGCAATAGCGCCATCGCTCCGCCTCTGGGCTACGTATGACAAGGTAAGCATCGTAGGCGTAAACGTGCCGCCTTCCCGGATCTCATGAGAGCGTGCTTCTGCATGCAGGTACTGGTGGACAGCGGCGGCCGGGCTTGAGGCCTGCCCAAGCGTTTGCACACGCTTGGTATCTTCTTTGAAAAGCTCAAGAATTTCGTGAGCAGTTTAAACGCGAAGAATGGTTTTGGCGTTTAAACGGACGCACATCAGGTTTGATCTTTGTTGGACCGTGTCGCAAATTCGCTTGCGTCAGAGGTCGTTCATGTCAGAGCGAACAGCACACCCGGGTTGAGGATATTTTGCGGGTCGAGAGCCTTTTTCATCGTCCGCATCAACTGCATTTCGGCGTCACTGCGACTTTTGCCAAGCCAACGGACCTTGATACGGCCGATGCCGTGTTCGGCAGTTACGGCTCCGCCCCACGCGCTCAGCAAGCTGTAGACGGTCTCTTCGATCCGCTCTTCGGCTTCCTTGCTGCCATCGTGGGCCACAAGGAGATGCACGTTGCCGTCCCCCACGTGACCGACCTTGAGGGTCTGCCCGGCACAGTCCAACGCGGCCAGGGGTCCATCGACGGCATCGCAGAACCGGCCGAGATCCGACGGAGCCAGGCCGATATCGAAATTGATATGCGGACCAAGATCCGCATCGACCTCGCCCACGGCTTCGCGGATGGCCCAAAGCGCCTGCATTTCGGCGACCGACTTGGCGAGAACGCCGTCGATGACCTCGCCCGCCTCGAACCGCTCGGCAAAGAACGCCTCCATCTGCTCGCCGGCGTCGTCGTCGCCGGAAACCACTTCCAGAAGTAGATAGAAACCATGCCGGTCTTTAAAG is part of the uncultured Roseibium sp. genome and encodes:
- a CDS encoding gamma-glutamyltransferase family protein, whose translation is MEILAQGGNAVDAAVAGAIVLGFCEPAMTGLGGDVFALIHDPSTGESRGLNGSGRAPAGLHAKDLRAQGMTAISLDSVHSVTVPGAVNAFDRLIAEEGQLDLATVLAPAIHYAETGVPVYRRTAIDGAQFGDRLKGAGKRHFLNGDRSYRESEVFAAPGQAEALKLIAEEGAKAFYEGPIMEDILSTLRAEGGLHTAEDFASTEATAVTPITRAYRGHNLVELPPNGQGATALLIAALLERFDIAALDPNSAERVHLEAEATRLAYGARNVFVGDPAEGTLDLDGMLSDAAIDALANQINPKRAGTLIQPRTEALHKDTIYITVVDHEGLCVSLIYSIFWPYGSGFASERFGIGLHNRGAGFTLEEGHVNELAGGKRPLHTLIPGLLEQPGVYAMPFGVMGGAYQATGHAHLVSNLVDFGMDIQAAIDAPRSFFDITTGTLEIESSFDPAVAAKLSEMGHTVIRAPIGMGGAQAIRRDVATGMLTGGSDPRKDGIALGV
- a CDS encoding GntR family transcriptional regulator, yielding MAHTLRQKLADLILNGELKPGDRLDEHTLAERFGVSRTPIREAIRQLGVSGLIEIRPRRSAVVRSFDRAELSEAFEAMGEIEALCASLAAVRMNEAERLRLRALITVSQDISARTDRSAALEMDFEFHGLLHDGARNWMLKTVAEETRLRITPYSAALYTMESYGADLGRPHRQHTAIAEAVLERDPERAAALMREHIAQSLIALQTFFDKTATLPAGEKEKDSVL
- a CDS encoding TRAP transporter small permease subunit, translated to MSGPNSSNPLLFKIAEILRGIAGFAVLCLLAAQIVIVALRYVFSLGAPWATDLLTYLFFVVVSFPLAAVLLRNESVRVDVFSPRFPPAIRQVIDRFALLCLQFPAMAWASWKAVPMVQTSWRVLESSPTLGGLPGYFILKTITALIFVTLAVVSLFLGLRPNLYRGGEEA